The Daucus carota subsp. sativus chromosome 9, DH1 v3.0, whole genome shotgun sequence genome window below encodes:
- the LOC135149433 gene encoding uncharacterized protein LOC135149433, protein MNQPATLSLSKKQRAGEPETTVAASISTQKDLDHDMAELLSSLQVNLPSQASKGQYVPSLPPNPSQGTLVFYTGTAGGVTNTSKTHALEDCDKSLSVRESGERVILQEKVADHLSSSLREEVREHVKGIHSRIDKNHELYMSKFDSLEQSMAQVIQHFQNSKSTAQSSGEDPSTKGEKDKDKDKDKDKDGDDKGGETKGKGNSSNAESFKDTSNADQEQDKGKDKMHDSDAFHNYNYSEDMEDDDIVDDEYFEAGIGNFEESFQFLEEEPVDPEHE, encoded by the exons ATGAATCAACCCGCAACTCTGTCTCTCAGTAAGAAGCAAAGGGCGGgtgaacctgagacaactgtagccgcatccatttccacccaaaaggatttggaccacgatatg GCCGAGCTACTTAGCAGCCTGCAAGTAaatctgccttcacaggcatccaAAGGACAATATGTTCCTTCACTACCAccgaacccatctcagggaactttggtattttatacaggtacagctggcggtgtgacaaacacgagcaAAACACATGCACTAGAGGATTGtgacaaatctttgagtgttcgtgag AGTGGAGAGCGAGTCATTCTGCAGGAAAAGGTTGCTGATCATCTCTCTAGTTCTTTGAGAGAGGAAGTAAGAGAACATGTCAAGGGCATTCACTCCAGAATTGACAAAAATCATGAGCTTTATATGTCAAAGTTTGATAGCTTGGAGCAATCAATGGCCCAAGTTATTCAACACTTTCAGAATTCAAAATCTACAGCTCAATCatctggagaggatccctcaactaagggggagaaagatAAAGATAAAGATAAAGATAAAGACAAAGATGGAGATGATAAGGGTGGAGAGACCAAAGGCAAGGGAAATAGCTCAAACGCCGAAAGTTTCAAAGATACTTCTAATGCTGATCAAGAACAGGACAAAGGCAAAGATAAGATGCATGATTCTGATGCCTTCCACAATTACAACTATTCGGAAGACATGGAGGATGATGACATCGTTGATGATGAGTATTTTGAAGCTGGCA